A genomic window from Melopsittacus undulatus isolate bMelUnd1 chromosome 7, bMelUnd1.mat.Z, whole genome shotgun sequence includes:
- the LYAR gene encoding cell growth-regulating nucleolar protein isoform X1 yields MVVFTCNACGESVKKAQVEKHVNICRNCQCLSCMDCGKDFWGDDYKEHVKCVSEDQKYGGKDFEAKTNKGDAKQQEWIQKIHEVIKKPNISPKVRNILEQMRVFDNIPRKKVKFQNWMKNSLRITDITLQDQVWDIFSEATRNISSEKEQAKPQQKEEVRSVETGEQAMAEENGITDDKTERKKNKRERKEERQKNKKKEKKDLKLENQTEVKKSKKSKKEKGSLENEFEINGNGHQSEVEKETNVKKRKHKHAEEEPPITKKRMKTENISEDVETENNNGNEENVGGGKFNWKGTIKAVLKQAPDNEISIKKLRKKVIAQYYAIAGEHHKSEEDILVIFNKKVNNNPKFKVLKDKVKLLK; encoded by the exons ATGGTTGTTTTTACATGCAATGCATGTGGAGAGTCTGTGAAGAAAGCACAGGTTGAAAAACATGTGAACATCTGTAGGAACTGTCAGTGTCTTTCTTGTATGGATTGTGGCAAGGATTTCTG GGGTGATGATTATAAAGAACATGTGAAGTGTGTAAGTGAAGACCAGAAATATGGTGGAAAAGATTTTGAAGCCAAAACTAACAAAGGAGATGCTAAACAACAAGAGTGGATTCAG aaaATTCATGAAGTAATAAAGAAGCCAAACATAAGCCCTAAAGTGCGGAACATTCTGGAGCAAATGCGTGTCTTTGATAATattccaagaaaaaaagtaaagtttCAG AATTGGATGAAGAACAGTTTGAGAATTACTGACATCACTTTGCAAGACCAGGTGTGGGATATTTTCTCTGAAGCAACCAGAAAT ATCTCAAGTGAAAAAGAACAAGCCAAAccacagcagaaggaagaggtgCGTTCTGTAGAAACTGGGGAACAAGCAATGgcagaagaaaatggaattacAGATGATaaaactgagaggaaaaagaataagaGAGAACGAAAAGAAGAgagacaaaagaacaaaaagaaggagaaaaaggactTGAAATTAGAAAACCAGACCGAAgtaaaaaagagtaaaaagtccaaaaaagaaaaggggagtTTGGAGAatgaatttgaaataaatggaaatggCCATCAGAGTGaagtagaaaaggaaacaaatgtaaAGAAACGCAAACATAAACATGCAGAAG AGGAACCTCCTATCACaaagaagagaatgaaaactgaaaacatttcagaagatgtggaaacagaaaacaacaatgGCAACGAAGAGAACGTGGGAGG AGGTAAATTCAACTGGAAAGGAACCATCAAAGCTGTCCTGAAACAGGCTCCAGACAATGAAATTTCAATtaagaaactaagaaaaaag GTTATAGCTCAGTATTATGCCATAGCTGGTGAACATCACAAATCAGAAGAGGATATTCTGGTCATATTTAATAAGAAAGTGAATAACAATCCCAAGTTTAAAGTTTTAAAGGACAAAGTTAAACTCCTGAAATAA
- the LYAR gene encoding cell growth-regulating nucleolar protein isoform X2 → MVVFTCNACGESVKKAQVEKHVNICRNCQCLSCMDCGKDFWGDDYKEHVKCVSEDQKYGGKDFEAKTNKGDAKQQEWIQKIHEVIKKPNISPKVRNILEQMRVFDNIPRKKVKFQNWMKNSLRITDITLQDQVWDIFSEATRNISSEKEQAKPQQKEEVRSVETGEQAMAEENGITDDKTERKKNKRERKEERQKNKKKEKKDLKLENQTEVKKSKKSKKEKGSLENEFEINGNGHQSEVEKETNVKKRKHKHAEEEPPITKKRMKTENISEDVETENNNGNEENVGGKFNWKGTIKAVLKQAPDNEISIKKLRKKVIAQYYAIAGEHHKSEEDILVIFNKKVNNNPKFKVLKDKVKLLK, encoded by the exons ATGGTTGTTTTTACATGCAATGCATGTGGAGAGTCTGTGAAGAAAGCACAGGTTGAAAAACATGTGAACATCTGTAGGAACTGTCAGTGTCTTTCTTGTATGGATTGTGGCAAGGATTTCTG GGGTGATGATTATAAAGAACATGTGAAGTGTGTAAGTGAAGACCAGAAATATGGTGGAAAAGATTTTGAAGCCAAAACTAACAAAGGAGATGCTAAACAACAAGAGTGGATTCAG aaaATTCATGAAGTAATAAAGAAGCCAAACATAAGCCCTAAAGTGCGGAACATTCTGGAGCAAATGCGTGTCTTTGATAATattccaagaaaaaaagtaaagtttCAG AATTGGATGAAGAACAGTTTGAGAATTACTGACATCACTTTGCAAGACCAGGTGTGGGATATTTTCTCTGAAGCAACCAGAAAT ATCTCAAGTGAAAAAGAACAAGCCAAAccacagcagaaggaagaggtgCGTTCTGTAGAAACTGGGGAACAAGCAATGgcagaagaaaatggaattacAGATGATaaaactgagaggaaaaagaataagaGAGAACGAAAAGAAGAgagacaaaagaacaaaaagaaggagaaaaaggactTGAAATTAGAAAACCAGACCGAAgtaaaaaagagtaaaaagtccaaaaaagaaaaggggagtTTGGAGAatgaatttgaaataaatggaaatggCCATCAGAGTGaagtagaaaaggaaacaaatgtaaAGAAACGCAAACATAAACATGCAGAAG AGGAACCTCCTATCACaaagaagagaatgaaaactgaaaacatttcagaagatgtggaaacagaaaacaacaatgGCAACGAAGAGAACGTGGGAG GTAAATTCAACTGGAAAGGAACCATCAAAGCTGTCCTGAAACAGGCTCCAGACAATGAAATTTCAATtaagaaactaagaaaaaag GTTATAGCTCAGTATTATGCCATAGCTGGTGAACATCACAAATCAGAAGAGGATATTCTGGTCATATTTAATAAGAAAGTGAATAACAATCCCAAGTTTAAAGTTTTAAAGGACAAAGTTAAACTCCTGAAATAA